The following proteins come from a genomic window of Bradysia coprophila strain Holo2 unplaced genomic scaffold, BU_Bcop_v1 contig_138, whole genome shotgun sequence:
- the LOC119073319 gene encoding catalase-like yields MKTWCVLLLLIHLYQAVEVTPYAGQDNAMIMVESPALSQLVNYASTHSNKSVSLAETVSGIVYPTLTGSLRVGNRGPVLLSDAFLIEKLQLFNRERIPERVVHSKGAGARGYFQVTNDISQYTKAAFLQPGKRTNVAVRFSGATGELGSPDTYFDPRGFAVKFYTEEGNHDLTGINYPIFLMRDAMIFPDITRARKRNPQTHLPDITATVDLISERPEMTLFLLFFLSDMANPKSYRCMKGFAIHAYKMVNCKGEAVYVKFHWTPHEKEEFFTTEEAIAMTAKNPNVLIQDLFDNIAKKNYPKWTLSIQVMTFEQAERHYQNPFDSTKYWKIEDYPLIRVGEMTLNQNPENHFAEVEQIAFSPSNMVRGIEPSPDPLLHARMFAYPDSQLHRLGTNFAQIPINSCPFAKSYHRDGPVNSGANGASAPNYYPNSFNGLKSNDNNKSFKQSVYFVSGDVDRIDDKDDDNFSLPKYHWENHVGPEERKRIIENTVALLSHSARHIQAKLLRNVIYKISKELGDNVKKALKL; encoded by the exons ATGAAAACGTGGTGCGTACTACTTTTGTTAATTCATCTTTACCAG GCGGTTGAAGTAACACCATATGCCGGTCAAGATAATGCAATGATAATGGTAGAATCTCCAGCATTAAGCCAGCTAGTTAATTATGCAAGTACTCATTCCAATAAAAGTGTATCATTAGCAGAAACTGTTTCTGGTATCGTGTACCCGACATTAACGGGCTCACTTAGAGTTG GTAATCGCGGACCAGTGCTTTTGAGTGACGCATTTCTCATTGAAAAGTTGCAATTATTTAATCGTGAACGAATTCCAGAGCGTGTGGTACACTCTAAGGGAGCAG GTGCTCGAGGTTACTTCCAGGTAACTAATGACATCAGCCAATACACAAAGGCCGCTTTTCTACAACCAGGAAAGCGAACAAACGTCGCTGTACGATTTTCAGGTGCGACTGGTGAATTAGGTTCACCAGACACATACTTCGATCCCAGAGGATTCGCAGTCAAATTTTACACAGAAGAGGGAAATCACGATCTTACAGGCATTAattatccaatttttttaatgcgAGACGCAATGATTTTTCCGGATATTACTAGAGCTCGAAAAAGAAATCCACAAACTCATCTGCCTGACATAACCGCTACGGTGGACTTGATATCTGAGCGACCAGAAAtgactttgtttttgttattcttTTTATCCGATATGGCTAACCCGAAATCGTATCGATGCATGAAAGGATTTGCCATCCATGCTtataaaatggtaaattgtAAGGGAGAAGCGGTTTATGTTAAATTCCATTGGACACCTCACGAGAAAGAAGAGTTTTTCACTACTGAAGAAGCCATTGCAATGACCGCCAAGAACCCAAATGTATTGATCCAAGATCTTTTCGATAATATTGCCAAGAAAAACTATCCAAAATGGACTTTGTCGATTCAAGTGATGACTTTCGAGCAGGCTGAAAGGCACTATCAAAATCCCTTTGATTCAACAAAGTACTGGAAAATCGAAGATTACCCGCTAATACGTGTGGGTGAAATGACTTTGAATCAGAATCCAGAAAACCATTTCGCTGAAGTTGAACAAATTGCATTCAGCCCATCAAATATGGTAAGAGGAATTGAACCAAGTCCCGATCCATTGCTACACGCAAGAATGTTTGCATATCCCGATTCCCAATTACACAGGCTGGGGACTAATTTTGCACAGATTCCAATCAACAGTTGTCCGTTTGCAAAGTCTTACCATCGAGATGGTCCCGTCAATTCAGGCGCAAATGGTGCCTCAGCTCCAAATTATTATCCAAATTCTTTTAACGGACTAAAGTCCAATGATAATAATAAGTCCTTCAAACAGTCCGTTTATTTTGTTAGTGGTGACGTAGATAGAATAGACGACAAAGACGATGACAATTTCTCGTTACCTAAGTACCATTGGGAAAATCATGTCGGCCCTGAGGAACGAAAGCGAATTATAGAGAACACTGTGGCTTTATTGAGTCATAGTGCTAGACACATCCAGGCAAAGCTTCTTCGTAACGTTATTTACAAAATCAGTAAAGAACTTGGGGATAATGTGAAAAAGGctttaaaattgtaa
- the LOC119073322 gene encoding glucose-6-phosphate exchanger SLC37A2 isoform X2 produces MRLFRKRKMSTSYSDIPIGVRIIQSIGNRIGFGTTVRFNRVLTYKFSVLALTYLAYMCYHLTRKPISVVKNVLHRNCSDLLMPKDFKVTPTTNESTWCDYPPFDGPDSAALLGTLDSAFLFSYGAAMFVSGFVAERVSLRYFLTFGMLLSGIFTYLFGIAKTYDIHSMWYFIIVQAMAGICQTTGWPGVVTVLGRWFGKSKRGLIFGIWNSHTSIGNILGSLIAAHYVETDWSNSFIVPGFIMGLVGFGMFLFLVDSPEIVGCQECVTAPVERRGVYSRVECGSMSDGESDVDDTDIIVGEQEVNHRPTERTPILNQRVNPNSPASDAIGFVGALKIPGVIEYSLCLFFSKLVSYTFLYWLPLYIQSSTSMGATHSADLSTMFDVGGIIGAIAAGVLSDYTGMSACTCAGMLIFAIPLLLVYQTFGTVSLAINIFLLFIVGIVVNGPYALITTSVSTELGTHSSLEGNSKALATVTAIIDGTGSIGAAVGPLLAGLVSSSGWENVFHMLVFSDVMALILLLRLVRKEIIRQKRNPRID; encoded by the exons ATGCGGTTGTTTAGAAAACGTAAAATGAGCACCAGTTACTCGGATATTCCAATTGGGGTTCGGATCATCCAAAGTATTGGAAATCGAATTGGATTCGGAACGACTGTACGGTTCAACAGAGTACTaac CTACAAGTTTTCGGTACTCGCACTGACGTACTTGGCTTATATGTGCTACCATTTAACGAGAAAGCCAATATCTGTggtcaaaaatgttctacatcGAAATTGTTCCGATTTGCTAATGCCCAAAGATTTTAAGGTGACACCAACCACCAATGAGAGTACGTGGTGCGATTATCCCCCTTTCG ATGGTCCGGACTCAGCCGCTCTCCTCGGAACGCTTGATTCTGCCTTTCTATTTTCGTATGGTGCCGCAATGTTTGTGTCCGGTTTCGTTGCG GAAAGAGTTTCGTTACGATATTTTTTAACATTCGGAATGTTACTGTCCGGCATTTTCACCTACCTCTTTGGAATTGCTAAGACATACGACATTCACTCGATGTGGTATTTCATTATTGTCCAAGCAATGGCTGGTATTTGTCAGACAACTG GTTGGCCTGGTGTAGTGACTGTACTGGGTCGTTGGTTCGGCAAATCGAAACGTGGACTCATATTTGGCATTTGGAATAGTCATACGTCAATTGGAAACATTTTGGGTTCGTTAATTGCTGCCCACTATGTCGAAACGGACTGGAGTAATTCATTCATTGTACCCGGCTTCATTATGGGATTGGTTGGATTCggaatgtttttgtttctggTTGATTCGCCGGAGATAGTCGGATGTCAGGAATGTGTAACGGCTCCTGTTGAGCGACGCGGCGTCTACAGTCGAGTTGAATGTGGTTCCATGTCTGACGGTGAATCGGATGTGGACGATACGGATATTATAGTTGGCGAACAA GAAGTAAATCACAGACCAACCGAGCGAACTCCGATATTAAACCAACGTGTCAACCCTAATTCACCCGCCAGTGATGCTATTGGATTTGTTGGGGCGTTGAAAATTCCTGGTGTCATCGAATATTCACTGTGCTTATTTTTCTCCAAACTTGTTAGCTACACTTTCCTTTACTGGTTGCCACTGTACATACAATCATCAA CAAGTATGGGCGCTACTCACAGCGCTGACCTGTCAACGATGTTTGATGTTGGAGGTATAATTGGAGCTATTGCCGCTGGAGTATTATCAGATTATACTGGCATGTCGGCGTGTACCTGTGCGGGAATGTTAATCTTTGCCATTCCATTg CTACTAGTATACCAAACCTTTGGTACCGTTTCATTAGccataaatattttcctgCTGTTCATTGTTGGAATTGTAGTCAATGGGCCGTATGCTCTAATAACGACATCCGTTAGTACTGAATTGG GGACACACAGTTCGCTTGAGGGTAACTCCAAAGCCTTAGCTACAGTAACAGCCATTATTGATGGAACTGGATCCATTGGTGCAG CCGTTGGACCCCTATTGGCAGGATTGGTTTCAAGTTCTGGCTGGGAGAACGTTTTTCACATGCTAGTTTTCTCCGATGTGATGGCACTAATTTTGTTATTGCGGCTAGTTCGAAAGGAAATCATTCGACAGAAACGAAATCCTCGCATagattga
- the LOC119073322 gene encoding glucose-6-phosphate exchanger SLC37A2 isoform X1, translated as MRLFRKRKMSTSYSDIPIGVRIIQSIGNRIGFGTTVRFNRVLTYKFSVLALTYLAYMCYHLTRKPISVVKNVLHRNCSDLLMPKDFKVTPTTNESTWCDYPPFDGPDSAALLGTLDSAFLFSYGAAMFVSGFVAERVSLRYFLTFGMLLSGIFTYLFGIAKTYDIHSMWYFIIVQAMAGICQTTGWPGVVTVLGRWFGKSKRGLIFGIWNSHTSIGNILGSLIAAHYVETDWSNSFIVPGFIMGLVGFGMFLFLVDSPEIVGCQECVTAPVERRGVYSRVECGSMSDGESDVDDTDIIVGEQINPSIRSLRGSVNSEVNHRPTERTPILNQRVNPNSPASDAIGFVGALKIPGVIEYSLCLFFSKLVSYTFLYWLPLYIQSSTSMGATHSADLSTMFDVGGIIGAIAAGVLSDYTGMSACTCAGMLIFAIPLLLVYQTFGTVSLAINIFLLFIVGIVVNGPYALITTSVSTELGTHSSLEGNSKALATVTAIIDGTGSIGAAVGPLLAGLVSSSGWENVFHMLVFSDVMALILLLRLVRKEIIRQKRNPRID; from the exons ATGCGGTTGTTTAGAAAACGTAAAATGAGCACCAGTTACTCGGATATTCCAATTGGGGTTCGGATCATCCAAAGTATTGGAAATCGAATTGGATTCGGAACGACTGTACGGTTCAACAGAGTACTaac CTACAAGTTTTCGGTACTCGCACTGACGTACTTGGCTTATATGTGCTACCATTTAACGAGAAAGCCAATATCTGTggtcaaaaatgttctacatcGAAATTGTTCCGATTTGCTAATGCCCAAAGATTTTAAGGTGACACCAACCACCAATGAGAGTACGTGGTGCGATTATCCCCCTTTCG ATGGTCCGGACTCAGCCGCTCTCCTCGGAACGCTTGATTCTGCCTTTCTATTTTCGTATGGTGCCGCAATGTTTGTGTCCGGTTTCGTTGCG GAAAGAGTTTCGTTACGATATTTTTTAACATTCGGAATGTTACTGTCCGGCATTTTCACCTACCTCTTTGGAATTGCTAAGACATACGACATTCACTCGATGTGGTATTTCATTATTGTCCAAGCAATGGCTGGTATTTGTCAGACAACTG GTTGGCCTGGTGTAGTGACTGTACTGGGTCGTTGGTTCGGCAAATCGAAACGTGGACTCATATTTGGCATTTGGAATAGTCATACGTCAATTGGAAACATTTTGGGTTCGTTAATTGCTGCCCACTATGTCGAAACGGACTGGAGTAATTCATTCATTGTACCCGGCTTCATTATGGGATTGGTTGGATTCggaatgtttttgtttctggTTGATTCGCCGGAGATAGTCGGATGTCAGGAATGTGTAACGGCTCCTGTTGAGCGACGCGGCGTCTACAGTCGAGTTGAATGTGGTTCCATGTCTGACGGTGAATCGGATGTGGACGATACGGATATTATAGTTGGCGAACAA ataAATCCTTCAATTCGATCGCTGCGCGGCAGTGTGAATTCC GAAGTAAATCACAGACCAACCGAGCGAACTCCGATATTAAACCAACGTGTCAACCCTAATTCACCCGCCAGTGATGCTATTGGATTTGTTGGGGCGTTGAAAATTCCTGGTGTCATCGAATATTCACTGTGCTTATTTTTCTCCAAACTTGTTAGCTACACTTTCCTTTACTGGTTGCCACTGTACATACAATCATCAA CAAGTATGGGCGCTACTCACAGCGCTGACCTGTCAACGATGTTTGATGTTGGAGGTATAATTGGAGCTATTGCCGCTGGAGTATTATCAGATTATACTGGCATGTCGGCGTGTACCTGTGCGGGAATGTTAATCTTTGCCATTCCATTg CTACTAGTATACCAAACCTTTGGTACCGTTTCATTAGccataaatattttcctgCTGTTCATTGTTGGAATTGTAGTCAATGGGCCGTATGCTCTAATAACGACATCCGTTAGTACTGAATTGG GGACACACAGTTCGCTTGAGGGTAACTCCAAAGCCTTAGCTACAGTAACAGCCATTATTGATGGAACTGGATCCATTGGTGCAG CCGTTGGACCCCTATTGGCAGGATTGGTTTCAAGTTCTGGCTGGGAGAACGTTTTTCACATGCTAGTTTTCTCCGATGTGATGGCACTAATTTTGTTATTGCGGCTAGTTCGAAAGGAAATCATTCGACAGAAACGAAATCCTCGCATagattga
- the LOC119073320 gene encoding U3 small nucleolar RNA-associated protein 4 homolog — protein MVLNCAIVKQHKDTMNKADKNKSSGHFKIHNVGFYHPAPRQIKCLSYNRRTSKLAVSRDDASIEIWDMQSAVYMEKCILGDPSWSVEALGWLNNRLFSTGLTGELIEWNSKTLKPTPKATLTGNGAGCMDIHNANGCIAIGTNEGYLNTFSVEGDDINPSKPFDQQQGPILCCKYDSTGRFIVTGSTDIIRVWDVTNGQPIYKMSPGRAEKNREINVWSLVVLKDLTIIAGDSRGFITVWNGKNGTHIDSISNALDADVLTVAVNDEENMFCCSGVDPKIKIYAAIEKQDGAPRKWLRNFKRSVHDHDVKALAFVDEKKIISGGVNGYINVSCTTKELSFNQTQYGPFLPEPCAVVAVEARLLLLKYFNYFEVWELGTPNEIIQLSEEDGNQKKFLFMDKNQKSVVQLKNKNGKPITCASISPNGKFLIFSTESKLKLFQLDTQIQTASLAKVKVTSDKFTACAKVLFSSDSKYLFCVKDSGDIEIFSLSYNDDVDFKATVSTEGVIKDTIRLIYLSKCGKYLVCVGTCGTTAVWTNKGNRWSYLKQISKQNCVPTAIAMHSKTNRIVLAFADYKIFEYDLTTDTIVCASDAFLKDKLTRSLKNSTDKAINNILLDENNENVVILQNDSFLFVLEKTKAPTLAKKLKSDQSKDLTSAEHYKLITHMGNYEHFVHMAWLSPSEIVAVVVNPVTLIEQLPPSMVHKLFGVS, from the exons atggtCTTGAACTGTGCAATCGTGAAACAACATAAAGACACAATGAATAAAGCAGACAAAAACAAGTCATCCGGACATTTCAAAATCCACAACGTTGGATTTTACCATCCAGCACCTCGACAAATCAAATGTTTATCTTATAACAGAAGAACAAGCAAATTAGCGGTTTCGAG aGACGATGCATCAATCGAAATATGGGACATGCAATCTGCTGTTTACATGGAAAAGTGTATTTTAGGAGACCCGTCATGGTCGGTGGAAGCGTTGGGTTGGTTGAACAATAGACTGTTTTCTACCGGCCTAACTGGAGAGCTGATTGAATGGAATTCGAAAACATTGAAACCGACGCCCAAAGCTACGCTAACTGGTAATGGGGCAGGGTGCATGGACATTCATAATGCCAATGGATGCATTGCTATTGGAACGAATGAGGGCTACCTGAACACATTTTCCGTCGAAGGTGACGATATTAATCCGTCAAAACCATTCGATCAGCAACAAGGCCCTATTCTTTGCTGTAAATATGATTCGACGGGACGTTTTATAGTTACGGGATCAACTGATATAATTCGAGTATGGGACGTAACAAATGGTCAACCCATATATAAGATGTCGCCTGGTCGAGCAGAAAAGAACAGAGAAATTAATGTGTGGTCGCTGGTCGTACTTAAAGATTTGACTATAATTGCTGGAGATTCCAGGGGATTCATCACTGTGTGGAATGGCAAAAATGGAACACACATTGATTCAATCAGTAATGCCTTAGATGCTGATGTCTTGACTGTAGCCGTAAACGACgaagaaaatatgttttgctGCTCTGGTGTTGATCCAAAGATAAAGATTTACGCTGCCATAGAGAAGCAGGATGGTGCTCCACGTAAATGGTTGCGTAATTTTAAGAGATCAGTCCATGACCATGATGTAAAGGCGCTGGCGTTTGttgacgaaaagaaaatcatatCGGGTGGTGTGAATGGCTATATAAATGTGTCATGCACCACCAAAGAACTTAGTTTCAATCAAACCCAATACGGTCCATTTTTGCCAGAGCCATGCGCTGTCGTTGCTGTGGAAGCAAGATTGCTTTTGCTAAAATACTTCAATTATTTCGAGGTTTGGGAGTTGGGTACACCAAACGAAATTATTCAGTTGAGCGAAGAGGACGGCAACCagaaaaaattcttatttatggacaaaaatcaaaagagtGTGGTCCAACTGAAGAACAAAAATGGCAAACCAATTACGTGCGCTAGCATTTCGCCAAACggaaagtttttgattttttccacCGAAAGTAAATTGAAGCTATTCCAATTGGACACACAG ATACAAACAGCATCACTAGCCAAAGTCAAAGTTACGTCGGATAAATTCACTGCATGTGCTAAGGTTTTGTTCTCATCAGATTCAAAATACTTGTTTTGTGTGAAGGATAGTGGAgacatcgaaatattttcattgtcgTATAACGATGATGTTGATTTCAAGGCAACAGTTTCGACGGAAGGAG TCATAAAAGATACCATCCGTTTGATTTACTTGTCAAAATGCGGAAAATATCTCGTCTGTGTTGGAACTTGTGGAACAACAGCGGTCTGGACGAATAAGGGCAATCGATGGAGTTATTTGAAACAGATTTCAAAGCAAAATTGTGTACCTACTGCTATAGCCATGCACAGCAAAACCAACAGAATCGTTCTTGCCTTCGCAGACTACAAG ATTTTCGAATATGATCTGACCACAGATACCATCGTTTGTGCATCGGACGCCTTCTTAAAGGATAAGCTTACACGCAGTTTGAAAAATTCGACTGATAAAGCGATCAACAACATACTATTGgatgaaaacaatgaaaatgtcgTTATACTGCAAAATGACTCATTCCTGTTTGTGCTGGAAAAAACCAAG GCACCTACATTAGCAAAGAAACTGAAATCAGACCAATCGAAAGACTTAACATCGGCGGAGCACTATAAACTGATTACACACATGGGAAATTATGAACATTTCGTACACATGGCTTGGTTATCGCCGAGTGAAATTGTTGCCGTTGTTGTAAACCCGGTAACACTAATTGAACAGTTACCTCCATCAATGGTACACAAACTGTTTGGAGTATCATAA
- the LOC119073327 gene encoding calcineurin subunit B type 2 isoform X2, whose protein sequence is MGNDTSLPMEMCSNFDADEIRRLGKRFRKLDLDNSGALSVEEFMSISELQQNPLVQRVIDIFDADGNGEVDFKEFIQGVSQFSVKGDKLSKLRFAFRIYDMDNDGYISNGELFQVLKMMVGSNLKDTQLQQIVDKTIVFADKDEDGKISFDEFCSVVGNTDIHKKMVVDV, encoded by the exons atg GGGAACGATACTTCTCTTCCTATGGAGATGTGCTCCAATt TTGATGCAGATGAAATTCGACGACTGGGCAAACGTTTTCGCAAACTGGATTTGGATAATTCGGGCGCGTTGTCGGTGGAGGAATTTATGTCTATTTCAGAACTTCAGCAAAATCCATTAGTTCAACGTGTTATTGATATATTCGACGCGGATGGGAATGGAGAGGTCGATTTCAAGGAGTTCATTCAAGGAGTCTCTCAATTTAGTGTAAAGGGTGACAAATTATCTAAGCTACGTTTCGCCTTCCGCATTTACGACATGGATAATGACGGTTATATATCGAACGGAGAATTGTTTCAG GTTTTAAAAATGATGGTTGGCAGCAATCTAAAAGATACTCAACTGCAACAAATTGTGGATAAAACAATTGTATTTGCCGACAAAGACGAGGAcggtaaaatttcatttgatgaattttgttCTGTTGTTGGTAATACGGACATCCATAAGAAAATGGTTGTTGatgtttaa
- the LOC119073327 gene encoding calcineurin subunit B type 2 isoform X1 translates to MGNDTSLPMEMCSNLFDADEIRRLGKRFRKLDLDNSGALSVEEFMSISELQQNPLVQRVIDIFDADGNGEVDFKEFIQGVSQFSVKGDKLSKLRFAFRIYDMDNDGYISNGELFQVLKMMVGSNLKDTQLQQIVDKTIVFADKDEDGKISFDEFCSVVGNTDIHKKMVVDV, encoded by the exons atg GGGAACGATACTTCTCTTCCTATGGAGATGTGCTCCAATt TGT TTGATGCAGATGAAATTCGACGACTGGGCAAACGTTTTCGCAAACTGGATTTGGATAATTCGGGCGCGTTGTCGGTGGAGGAATTTATGTCTATTTCAGAACTTCAGCAAAATCCATTAGTTCAACGTGTTATTGATATATTCGACGCGGATGGGAATGGAGAGGTCGATTTCAAGGAGTTCATTCAAGGAGTCTCTCAATTTAGTGTAAAGGGTGACAAATTATCTAAGCTACGTTTCGCCTTCCGCATTTACGACATGGATAATGACGGTTATATATCGAACGGAGAATTGTTTCAG GTTTTAAAAATGATGGTTGGCAGCAATCTAAAAGATACTCAACTGCAACAAATTGTGGATAAAACAATTGTATTTGCCGACAAAGACGAGGAcggtaaaatttcatttgatgaattttgttCTGTTGTTGGTAATACGGACATCCATAAGAAAATGGTTGTTGatgtttaa